One window from the genome of Pantoea cypripedii encodes:
- a CDS encoding DUF4297 domain-containing protein, whose protein sequence is MGSNILGHAQRETSGATTFGKYNFQYHWALCRIIEKHKSNSDYALLIEHHEDVVIADSLYGNLARFELFQVKNTGNPYTSDALTKREKGANGPKSSILGKLLSSCIGTDYETRITEIGLVSSSGFSLDQKDNKLKLDIITSGDLSVDCLSGLTKKLKAELGIDILPEHLKFIVPKIKLENQEEFVIGRFAELVNEIFPNSHCNAVNIYRAIIDEIHRKGQNTYDFTVWEKMVEDKSLTSHKVKDVIAVNTTSPKFEDFEKDFEYLAKNDMKWNTLTYLKINKRIKKLFLRRVGHASAFDMNIMRIAQRALSSVPEQGFTETRDYIESVIVKAKELNIEAQIPEYDDILCEIIYCFLKVIHE, encoded by the coding sequence ATGGGAAGTAATATTTTAGGTCATGCTCAAAGAGAAACTTCAGGGGCAACTACATTTGGGAAATATAATTTCCAATATCATTGGGCTTTATGCAGAATAATTGAAAAGCATAAGTCCAATTCTGACTATGCATTATTAATTGAACATCATGAGGATGTTGTTATAGCAGATTCATTGTATGGGAATTTGGCAAGATTTGAATTATTTCAAGTAAAGAACACTGGGAATCCCTATACTTCTGACGCCCTAACTAAACGAGAAAAAGGTGCTAATGGGCCTAAGAGTTCCATTTTAGGCAAGCTATTAAGCTCATGCATAGGTACTGATTATGAAACACGAATTACGGAAATAGGTCTTGTATCCTCAAGTGGTTTCTCGTTAGATCAAAAAGATAATAAGTTAAAGCTAGATATTATAACTTCAGGTGACCTTAGCGTAGATTGTCTATCGGGATTGACTAAGAAATTAAAAGCTGAGCTTGGGATAGACATCCTGCCAGAACATCTGAAATTCATCGTCCCAAAAATAAAGCTCGAGAATCAAGAAGAATTTGTTATTGGCAGGTTTGCTGAATTAGTAAATGAAATATTCCCAAATAGTCATTGTAATGCCGTCAATATTTATAGGGCAATCATCGATGAGATTCATCGCAAAGGGCAGAATACTTATGACTTTACTGTATGGGAAAAAATGGTAGAGGATAAGTCTCTCACATCTCATAAGGTAAAGGATGTCATAGCAGTTAACACAACAAGCCCAAAATTTGAAGACTTTGAGAAAGACTTTGAGTATTTGGCTAAAAATGACATGAAATGGAACACCTTAACCTATCTAAAAATTAATAAAAGAATAAAAAAACTCTTCTTACGCCGAGTCGGGCATGCTTCAGCTTTTGATATGAATATAATGAGAATAGCTCAGCGGGCGCTCAGTAGTGTTCCAGAGCAAGGCTTTACAGAAACTAGGGATTACATAGAGTCAGTTATCGTGAAAGCTAAAGAACTGAATATTGAAGCTCAAATTCCAGAATATGACGATATACTTTGCGAGATAATTTACTGTTTTTTAAAGGTGATACATGAATAA
- a CDS encoding DUF2442 domain-containing protein: MAGVTVYFSWGFMYVQAEGKERLAIPLENFPRLAAGTPEQRDKWQIAGAGQGIHWPELDEDVYVPGLYEGKKRG; this comes from the coding sequence ATGGCTGGGGTAACTGTTTATTTTTCATGGGGTTTTATGTATGTGCAGGCTGAGGGGAAAGAAAGGTTGGCGATTCCGCTGGAGAACTTTCCTCGTTTGGCGGCTGGAACGCCTGAGCAGAGGGATAAATGGCAAATAGCGGGAGCAGGACAGGGGATTCACTGGCCTGAGCTGGATGAGGATGTTTATGTTCCGGGGCTGTATGAGGGGAAGAAGCGAGGATGA